A DNA window from Actinokineospora baliensis contains the following coding sequences:
- a CDS encoding winged helix-turn-helix transcriptional regulator produces the protein MWWPAVAQAAPRAVATAPVPRIPDSHAADGKQFDAHRTVGVDGRVFAEAPPRVEYALSALGVSFVDGPLRAMGDWVLEHGDALRG, from the coding sequence TGTGGCCCAAGCCGCACCGAGAGCGGTGGCGACCGCGCCGGTGCCGAGGATTCCCGATTCGCATGCCGCCGACGGTAAGCAGTTCGACGCGCACCGAACGGTAGGTGTGGATGGGCGGGTGTTCGCCGAAGCCCCTCCCCGGGTGGAGTACGCGTTGTCGGCACTGGGCGTGAGCTTCGTCGACGGCCCGTTGCGCGCAATGGGGGACTGGGTCCTCGAACACGGTGACGCACTGCGTGGTTGA
- a CDS encoding snapalysin family zinc-dependent metalloprotease has product MSLRGYTRVLIAGATLVLGLAGLTATASAAPASSSVAAPAAAAVRTVYYSASSYSAQADQAAQIWNSKAPNLRLVRGGSATIRISATTGGGSRAYPCGFGCATIYIDTRDVAAGNDALRIVAHEMGHGLGLPDNYNGVCSYLMSGGSAGTSCRNPYPNAQEAARVNQLAGGRLAAFAPTVKSGPYTG; this is encoded by the coding sequence ATGTCCCTGCGTGGATACACGCGCGTCCTCATCGCGGGTGCCACCCTGGTCCTCGGTCTCGCCGGGCTGACCGCCACCGCGTCCGCCGCCCCCGCCTCCTCCTCGGTGGCCGCACCCGCGGCCGCGGCCGTGCGGACGGTGTACTACAGCGCCAGTTCCTACAGCGCCCAGGCCGACCAGGCCGCCCAGATCTGGAACTCCAAGGCGCCCAACCTGCGCCTGGTCCGCGGTGGCAGCGCCACCATCCGCATCTCCGCCACCACCGGCGGCGGCTCGCGGGCCTACCCCTGCGGCTTCGGCTGCGCCACCATCTACATCGACACCCGCGACGTCGCCGCGGGCAACGACGCCCTGCGCATCGTCGCCCACGAGATGGGCCACGGCCTCGGCCTGCCCGACAACTACAACGGCGTCTGCTCCTACCTGATGTCCGGTGGTTCCGCGGGCACCTCCTGCCGCAACCCGTACCCGAACGCCCAGGAAGCGGCCCGGGTCAACCAGCTGGCCGGTGGCCGCCTCGCCGCCTTCGCCCCCACCGTGAAGTCCGGCCCCTACACGGGCTGA
- a CDS encoding tetratricopeptide repeat protein, translating to MRERGPDPAARVVNRAEGQIGNLVQAGHIDQVVFPPPERVGVAVVHRVRESETAGEVFVGRAQVVEQVATAYERGVGGVVLAGMGGVGKTTVAQHAAVQVVRQEWFPGGVFWVDMHGYSAERQVPASAVFGPLLRVFGVPGEQIPTDTGEQAAVYGQVLDQFAAQDSGVLLVFDNVAAGDQVRDLLPRQAPHRWLVTTRDTLHLPAAARVDLDVLASAEACALLDEVLGTASDPHELAAACGGLPLALRIAAALLLDEPELTPGELARQLRQAPGVEGYARGEQALAAVFDWSWLRLVEHHPDRARLLRLVCVAPGPDVSTASAAVLAECQVDQARVALRGLRHAYLLRPTGSDRWGPHDLIRAHTTNREAPGLDATGLAASRARLFEHFAQTANAADERLRALPGDRVEGRFADSVEALQWLDAERACLVDAVIEAATTDDHEHAARLGTALSTYLTWRWYLTDLVTVATHARASATHLDRGTFANCTVILANALSRSRRFDEAVVLQVSAATVYSEAGDAGGEAATWNNLGNILLNLRRIGESVQAHARARELYRAIGDPRNEGAALSNLGLALHESRRFEEALAVLEHASELFGDLGDRRGEMVARASAGAVLREVGRLDEAAVALQIALDAALEMEDVYSEATARDNLAATIASAGRPGEAIAVYERNLALAERLGDRHMEGLTWNNLGSTFREAGQLDRAVVAHGRAEELFRANGERYLEAAAANNAAVAQLDAQLFQAAADTLLRTEQLFLDSGDGGGVAVVLQNLGRAMWGLERPTEAKAYWSRARTAFLELGDVAGAARMEQNLRREIG from the coding sequence ATGCGTGAGCGAGGCCCCGATCCCGCTGCTCGAGTGGTGAACCGCGCGGAGGGGCAGATCGGCAACCTGGTGCAGGCGGGCCACATCGATCAGGTTGTCTTCCCGCCGCCGGAGCGGGTCGGCGTCGCCGTGGTGCACCGGGTGCGCGAGTCGGAAACAGCGGGCGAGGTGTTCGTCGGCCGCGCGCAGGTCGTCGAGCAGGTCGCGACCGCCTACGAGCGCGGGGTGGGAGGCGTCGTCCTGGCGGGAATGGGCGGCGTCGGCAAGACCACCGTCGCCCAGCACGCCGCCGTGCAGGTGGTGCGGCAGGAGTGGTTCCCCGGCGGGGTCTTCTGGGTCGACATGCACGGCTACAGCGCCGAGCGGCAGGTACCGGCCTCGGCGGTGTTCGGCCCCTTGTTGCGGGTCTTCGGTGTCCCCGGCGAACAGATCCCGACCGACACGGGCGAACAGGCCGCGGTGTACGGGCAGGTGCTCGACCAGTTCGCCGCTCAGGACTCCGGTGTGCTGCTGGTCTTCGACAACGTGGCCGCAGGCGACCAGGTGCGCGACCTGCTCCCCCGGCAGGCCCCGCACCGCTGGTTGGTGACCACGCGCGACACCTTGCACCTGCCTGCTGCCGCGCGGGTGGACCTTGACGTCCTCGCGTCGGCCGAGGCGTGTGCGCTGCTGGATGAGGTCCTGGGGACTGCGAGCGATCCGCACGAGTTGGCTGCCGCGTGTGGCGGCCTCCCGCTGGCACTGCGCATCGCCGCGGCGTTGCTCCTCGACGAACCCGAGCTGACACCTGGTGAGCTCGCGCGGCAGTTGCGGCAGGCTCCCGGGGTGGAGGGGTACGCCAGGGGTGAACAGGCGCTGGCAGCGGTGTTCGACTGGTCTTGGCTCCGCCTGGTCGAGCACCACCCCGACCGGGCTCGCTTGCTGCGGCTGGTGTGCGTGGCCCCCGGGCCGGACGTCTCCACCGCCTCCGCGGCCGTTCTCGCCGAGTGCCAGGTGGATCAGGCCAGGGTCGCGCTCCGCGGCCTGCGGCACGCGTACCTGTTGCGCCCCACCGGCTCCGACCGTTGGGGACCGCACGACCTCATCCGCGCGCACACCACCAACCGCGAGGCTCCCGGTCTTGACGCAACTGGCCTGGCAGCGTCGCGCGCGCGGTTGTTCGAGCACTTCGCGCAGACCGCCAACGCCGCTGACGAGCGGCTGCGCGCACTACCGGGCGACCGGGTCGAGGGTCGTTTCGCCGACTCGGTCGAAGCACTCCAGTGGCTCGACGCGGAACGCGCCTGCCTGGTGGACGCGGTGATCGAAGCCGCCACCACCGACGACCACGAGCACGCAGCCCGGTTGGGCACCGCGCTGTCGACGTACCTGACCTGGCGGTGGTACCTCACGGACCTGGTCACCGTGGCGACGCACGCGCGCGCCAGCGCCACCCACCTCGACCGGGGCACCTTCGCCAACTGCACGGTGATCCTCGCCAACGCCCTCAGCAGGAGCAGGCGGTTCGACGAGGCAGTGGTCCTCCAAGTGAGTGCCGCGACCGTGTACAGCGAGGCGGGCGACGCGGGCGGGGAAGCGGCGACGTGGAACAACCTGGGCAACATCCTGCTCAACCTGCGTCGGATCGGCGAATCCGTTCAGGCACACGCGCGGGCTCGCGAGCTCTACCGGGCGATCGGGGACCCTCGGAACGAGGGTGCGGCGCTGAGCAACCTGGGTCTCGCACTGCACGAGTCCCGGCGGTTCGAAGAAGCCCTGGCGGTGCTCGAGCACGCGAGCGAACTTTTCGGGGACCTCGGCGACCGGCGCGGCGAAATGGTGGCCCGTGCCAGCGCCGGAGCTGTCCTGCGCGAGGTGGGGCGGTTGGACGAGGCGGCAGTCGCGCTCCAGATCGCGCTGGACGCGGCGCTGGAGATGGAGGACGTGTACAGCGAGGCCACCGCGCGCGACAACCTGGCGGCGACGATCGCTTCGGCGGGACGCCCGGGCGAGGCGATCGCCGTGTACGAGCGGAACCTGGCTTTGGCCGAGCGGTTGGGTGACCGGCACATGGAAGGGTTGACCTGGAACAACTTGGGCTCGACCTTCCGGGAGGCGGGGCAGCTCGACCGCGCGGTGGTCGCGCACGGGCGCGCCGAGGAGCTGTTCCGGGCCAATGGCGAGCGCTACCTCGAGGCGGCGGCGGCGAACAACGCGGCCGTCGCGCAGCTCGATGCGCAGCTGTTCCAGGCAGCCGCCGACACCCTGCTCCGAACCGAGCAGCTGTTCCTGGACTCCGGTGACGGCGGTGGCGTGGCCGTGGTGCTGCAGAACCTGGGCCGCGCGATGTGGGGGCTCGAGCGACCGACCGAGGCGAAGGCGTACTGGAGTCGCGCCAGGACAGCGTTCCTCGAGCTCGGCGACGTGGCGGGCGCCGCGCGGATGGAGCAGAACCTCCGCCGCGAGATCGGGTGA
- the dinB gene encoding DNA polymerase IV yields MFVSNEGPILHADLDAFYASVEQRDDPALRGRPVIVGMGVVLAASYEAKARGVRTAMNGRQARLLCPDAIVVSPRMSAYSAASKAVFEVFRDTTPLVEGISIDEAFLDVGGLRKIVGPPRVVAADLRAAVASRVGLPITVGVARTKFLAKVASGVAKPDGLLVVPHDAELAFLHPLPVERLWGVGAVTSGKLRAHGITTVGQVAAFDVRELVSMLGVAAGRHLHALAHNRDPRRVRVGQRRRSMGSQRALGSRRRTFTELDEFTAGLVDRLGRRLRAAGRACRTVTLRLRFADFSRATRSHTVPKPTTSTATILTAARGLLTAAWPMIADRGITLIGLSLSNFDDDAVQLELPFAGPDLAALDTTLDSLRTRFGSSAVTRAALLKHPDPVEMPLLPD; encoded by the coding sequence ATGTTCGTGTCGAACGAGGGCCCGATCCTGCACGCCGACCTGGACGCGTTCTACGCCTCGGTCGAGCAGCGCGACGACCCGGCGCTGCGCGGGCGGCCGGTGATCGTCGGCATGGGCGTGGTCCTCGCGGCCAGCTACGAGGCCAAGGCGCGCGGGGTGCGGACCGCGATGAACGGCCGCCAAGCACGGCTGCTGTGCCCGGACGCGATCGTCGTGTCACCGCGGATGTCGGCGTACTCGGCGGCGTCGAAGGCGGTGTTCGAGGTCTTCCGCGACACGACGCCACTGGTGGAGGGCATCTCCATCGACGAGGCGTTCCTGGACGTGGGCGGACTGCGCAAGATCGTCGGCCCGCCCCGGGTGGTCGCCGCGGACCTGCGCGCGGCGGTGGCGAGCCGGGTGGGGCTGCCGATCACCGTCGGGGTCGCCAGGACGAAGTTCCTCGCGAAGGTCGCCAGCGGTGTCGCCAAGCCGGACGGGCTGCTGGTGGTCCCGCACGACGCGGAGTTGGCGTTCCTGCACCCGCTCCCGGTGGAACGCCTGTGGGGAGTCGGCGCGGTCACCTCCGGCAAGCTGCGCGCGCACGGCATCACCACCGTCGGGCAGGTCGCCGCGTTCGACGTCCGCGAACTCGTCAGCATGCTCGGCGTCGCCGCCGGACGGCACCTGCACGCCCTGGCCCACAACCGCGACCCCCGCCGGGTGCGGGTCGGGCAACGCCGCCGATCCATGGGATCCCAACGGGCCCTGGGCTCCCGCCGCCGCACCTTCACCGAACTCGACGAGTTCACCGCGGGCCTGGTCGACCGCCTCGGCCGTCGCCTGCGCGCCGCGGGCCGAGCCTGCCGGACCGTGACCCTGCGCCTGCGCTTCGCCGACTTCTCCCGCGCCACCCGGTCGCACACGGTGCCCAAACCCACCACCAGCACCGCGACCATCCTGACCGCCGCCCGCGGCCTGCTCACCGCCGCCTGGCCCATGATCGCCGACCGGGGCATCACCCTGATCGGCCTCTCCCTCTCCAACTTCGACGACGACGCGGTGCAACTGGAGTTGCCCTTCGCGGGGCCAGACCTGGCCGCCCTGGACACCACCCTCGACTCCCTGCGCACCCGCTTCGGCTCCTCAGCGGTGACCCGCGCGGCACTGCTCAAACACCCCGACCCCGTCGAGATGCCGCTGCTCCCGGACTAG
- a CDS encoding DUF1801 domain-containing protein: protein MTVAEEYAHRHTADEAAAVLTLHEAVSAAHELDVAVKYGLLMYTVDGGWRHWVAGINVTKRGACLRFLWGVLLDDPLKVLRRGTSTLMTWDFTLGTEIDTARVGDYVREAVAKREHFKANADEIAAEAKRLR from the coding sequence ATGACCGTCGCCGAGGAGTACGCGCACCGCCACACCGCCGACGAGGCCGCCGCGGTGCTCACGCTGCACGAGGCCGTCAGCGCCGCGCACGAACTCGACGTCGCGGTGAAGTACGGGCTGCTGATGTACACGGTGGACGGCGGGTGGCGGCACTGGGTGGCGGGCATCAACGTCACCAAACGCGGCGCCTGCCTGCGGTTCCTCTGGGGCGTGCTGCTCGACGACCCGCTCAAGGTGCTGCGCCGGGGCACGTCCACCCTGATGACCTGGGACTTCACCCTCGGCACCGAGATCGACACCGCCCGCGTCGGCGACTACGTGCGCGAGGCGGTGGCCAAGCGCGAGCACTTCAAGGCCAACGCCGACGAGATCGCGGCCGAGGCGAAACGCTTGCGTTGA